Proteins encoded in a region of the Suncus etruscus isolate mSunEtr1 chromosome 1, mSunEtr1.pri.cur, whole genome shotgun sequence genome:
- the LOC126025028 gene encoding prolactin-inducible protein homolog has product MPDTAIVDEEVDVKVHLETDLNECMVVKAQLRSTIPTDTSFNVKQTVCLCPDNARNLYWSFTASESMYVIAYVDAVSETGICPYDRAVKPIWGASNSAVQKITVTQ; this is encoded by the exons ATGCCTGATACAGCAATAGTAGATGAAGAAGTGGACGTGAAGGTACATTTGGAAACAGACCTGAATGAATGCATGGTG GTTAAAGCTCAACTAAGAAGCACTATTCCCACAGACACTTCTTTTAATGTGAAACAGACAGTCTGCCTTTGCCCTGATAACGCAAGAAACTTATATTGGAGCTTCACTGCTTCTG AGTCCATGTATGTAATAGCTTATGTTGATGCTGTTTCTGAGACTGGCATCTGCCCTTATGATAGGGCAGTGAAACCAATTTGGGGAGCATCCAATAGTGCGGTACAAAAAATAACTGTAACTCAGTAG